The following are encoded together in the Chloroherpetonaceae bacterium genome:
- a CDS encoding phage holin family protein produces the protein MLSRLLLIWLVNAVAVYATAMLVPDITVKSFWSALLAALVLGLVNTFLRPILTLLSLPLIVFTLGLFLLVINALMLLLASAILPGFEVKGFFTAVLGSLCISIVAYLLSWLLGIGE, from the coding sequence ATGCTATCCCGACTGTTGCTAATCTGGCTGGTCAATGCCGTAGCCGTGTATGCAACGGCGATGCTGGTGCCAGACATTACGGTAAAGAGTTTCTGGTCTGCCTTGCTGGCGGCGCTGGTGTTAGGGTTGGTGAATACATTTCTGCGTCCCATTCTGACCTTGCTCTCGCTACCACTCATTGTCTTCACCTTGGGACTCTTTCTGCTGGTCATTAATGCCCTCATGCTGCTACTGGCTTCTGCTATTCTGCCGGGCTTTGAGGTGAAAGGATTTTTCACGGCGGTGCTTGGCTCGCTTTGCATTAGCATCGTGGCATACCTACTAAGCTGGCTGCTTGGAATAGGCGAGTAG
- a CDS encoding tetratricopeptide repeat protein encodes MNFTCLLLLLFLLPASLLFAQNYAEVKHLLKKGQFKDIETMLQEQLKANPNDDSAHYYLGLAYFHQGKLEEASKHHERCIELHPNSSTYHLAFAQSLGRSVQKAGIFSQIGSVGRIKRSIEKAVELDPRSLNARFALVAFHMQAPGIVGGSWDEAMRQAKAFEAIDANKAQMLWCIVHFYKKEYDKYADKHFSIVPPKDESSLELYRDNFAYYGYTAASELLAKKDYERAGAISKKLVADFPDLHYGYAMSGRYLTEKGEYDAAITQLEKALALNRKWIAGHYYLGVAHQAKGDKEKATQQFEKFLSLEKQTSDLTKDAKERLEKLRKL; translated from the coding sequence ATGAACTTCACTTGTTTGCTTTTGCTACTCTTTCTGCTGCCAGCATCCCTCCTCTTTGCACAAAACTATGCGGAGGTGAAACACTTGCTCAAAAAAGGACAGTTCAAAGACATAGAAACTATGCTGCAGGAGCAATTAAAAGCCAATCCAAATGACGACTCCGCTCACTACTACTTGGGTCTCGCATACTTTCATCAAGGCAAGTTAGAGGAGGCTTCAAAGCATCATGAAAGATGCATTGAGCTACATCCGAACAGCAGCACCTACCACCTTGCATTTGCACAGTCACTTGGACGCAGTGTGCAAAAAGCTGGTATTTTTTCGCAAATCGGCTCCGTTGGACGCATCAAACGCTCAATTGAAAAGGCCGTTGAATTAGACCCACGCAGTCTTAATGCTCGCTTTGCACTGGTTGCCTTCCATATGCAGGCTCCTGGTATTGTAGGTGGCAGTTGGGATGAAGCGATGCGTCAAGCTAAAGCCTTTGAAGCGATTGATGCTAACAAGGCTCAAATGCTTTGGTGCATCGTGCACTTCTACAAGAAAGAGTATGACAAGTATGCTGACAAGCATTTCAGCATCGTGCCGCCCAAAGATGAGTCCTCGCTCGAACTCTATCGTGACAACTTTGCTTACTATGGATACACAGCCGCAAGCGAACTGCTTGCCAAGAAAGACTATGAGCGTGCAGGAGCAATTAGCAAAAAGCTCGTCGCTGACTTTCCTGACCTCCACTACGGATACGCAATGTCTGGACGCTATCTTACTGAGAAAGGCGAATACGACGCTGCCATCACACAGCTTGAAAAAGCTCTTGCCTTAAATAGGAAATGGATAGCAGGACACTACTATCTTGGCGTGGCTCATCAAGCCAAAGGCGACAAAGAAAAAGCTACTCAGCAGTTTGAGAAATTTCTCTCATTGGAAAAGCAAACCAGCGACCTGACCAAAGACGCAAAAGAGCGACTCGAAAAACTAAGAAAATTGTAG